The DNA segment CCCCCGAGACCGCCCACTCCGACCCTGTCGGGGGGATCCAGGCACTTCTGCGGGAAATCGCCAGCGCGGCCGAGATCGAGCATGCCGCGTCCATACTGGACGCTGACTATCCCGAACTCGCCGAGCTGTTGCGGGTGTACGGCGCGGGAAGGGCGAGCGAGGCGCGCGAACACTTCGCGCGCACACTCGCTCCGAAGAACAACACCAGCCAGTGATTTTTCAGCCCGCGACACCGGTGACCGGTTCAGGGCCAGGCGTTGCCGCTGCGCCGGACACCGCGCCGGTCGCCCGCACGAAATACGCCAGCAGCTCCGCGATCGCCGCCGGATCGTCCAATTGCGGGCAGTGCCCCCAATCCTCGCGGACGAGCAGCCTGCTGTGCGGCACGAGCGCGTGCAGTTGCCGTCCCGATGCCGCGCTGACCAGATGGTCGCGGCCGCACGCGACAACGAGCAACGGAACGGTGATGCTGTCGAGCCGGTAGGCGTCGGCGAGTTCGGCGACCAGTTCGCGTGCCTGGCCCAGCCGGGTCGTCGCGCTGCGATAGTCGGGGAACTGGTCGGTGAACCGGCGTACGTGCTCTGGGTCGACCATCGCGGCGCTGGCATACAGCAGGCGCGGAACGACTCGCTCGGCGACGGCCCTCACCACGAAACCGGGAACGGGCAGCGGAAGCGAGGCACACGCGCGCAGCGCGAGCGGATAGCGCGCGACGGTCCTGATGAGCCAGGAATCGACGAAACCGGGCGCGGCGATCGAGACGACCCCCGCCACCGGAAGGCGCGGATCCTGCGCCGCCCTCAGCCCCATCGTGCCGCCGAGCGAGTTGCCGACGAGCACGACGCCGCCGAGCGCGGACTGTTCCTTGATCACCGCGGCGGTGAACGCGTCGAGCTGGGGGAGGATGGCGCCCTGCCGCAACGGCGCCGCCTCACCGAACCCTGGAAGATCCACCGCGATCACGGAGTGACCGAGCGCCGCGAGTTCGGTGATCACCTGCCGCCAGGTGTCGGCGCTGTCGCAATAGCCGTGGAGCAGCACGATGCGCGGCGCGCTGGGCCGGGCGGCGGTCCTGCGACCTCGGCGCCTGCCCCCCGCCTGGGTCGAGGGCCGCGGTCCTGCTTCGAGCACACGGGTGCGGAAACCGGCGAACCGTCGGTAGCCGGTCCTGATGTCGACGGGCGCCGACGGTTCCAGGGGATCCGCCGGCGCTTGTCGCTGCACCGCGATCATGTGACCAGGTTAACCGAGAAACGGCCGTTTCATACCGCCGCTCGGGCGCACCGTCGCGTATCGGCGTGCTGTCAATGCGAAATCGTCGCTGGTCAGCGCGCCGGGTTCGGATCAGTGAGCGAAGACGATCTTCCCGGCGGTGGCGCCTTTCAGCATGTTGGTAAAGCCCCGCCCGGCTTCGGTGAAAGGCAGCTCGTCCCCGATCCGGGGCCGGATGCCGGCCAGTTCGACGTAGGAAAGCAGGTTCGCGAGCTCGTCCCGCGTCCCCATCGTCGAGCCGATGACCCTGAGCTGCAAGAAAAACACGCGCTGTAGCTCCGCGCTCGCGTCGGGCCCGCTCGTCGAACCGGACACCACGATGACGCCGCCCGGCTTGAGCGATTTGACCGAGTGCGACCAGGTGGCCTTGCCGACGGTCTCGAACACGGCGTCGACGCGTTCCGGAAGCCGGGAGCCCGGCTCGAACGCTTCGTGGGCGCCCAATTCCACCGCGAGCGCACGCTTGTCCTCGCTGCGTCCCGTCACCCATACCCGCATGCCGGCCGCCCTGCCGAGCTGAACCAGCGCCGTCGCCACGCCACCGGACGCACCCTGCACGAGCATCGTCTGCCCAGGCCGCAGCCCTGACTTGACGAACAGCATCCGGTAGGCGGTCAGCCATGCCGTGCCCATCGTCGACGCTTCCGCGAACGAGAGACCGGCCGGTTTCGGCAGCACGTTGCGAGCCGGAACCACCACGTAGTCGGCGAAGGTGCCCTGATGCTTCTCGGTGAGCAGGGTCCGCTTGGGGTCGAGCGTGTCGTCCCCGTGCCAGGAGTCGTCGTTGATGACGGAGTGGATGACCACCTCCGTGCCGTCGTCCAGAACGCCCGCGCCGTCGCAGCCGAGGATCATCGGGAACTGCTCCTGCTTGATCCCGACCCCGCGCAACGTCCACAGGTCGTGCATGTTCAAACTGGCTGCCTTGACCGAAACCCGCACCCAGCCTGCGGGAACCTCGGGCTCCGGCCGCTCGCCGACCACGAGTGAGGCCAGCGGATCGTCGGTATTGGCTTCTTTGGCATAGACGGCGAACATGGCGTCAACCTACCTGGCGTAGGCTCTTGCATGTGTTCGACGGAGTGGCCCGCTGGTGGGACGGGTTCGAGCTCTGGCTCGCGCAGCAGTGGTTCCCCGTGCAGTTCGTACTGGTCATGGCGGTACTGGTGCCGTTGTGCCTCGGGCTCGCCTGGATTGTGCATCGCGTTGTGAACGTCGTGGCCGACCGGGCCGCCCGCATCAGGGCGGCACGTCACCACGAAAAAGGGTCCTAGGGGTACGGAATGCTTTCCCGGAGGCGCATCAGCGCCGCGCTGATCGGGCTCATCGTGCTGGTGCTCGGTGGCTGGCTGATCAAAGACGTCATCGCGGCAGGCGATTCCAGCGACGCGCCGGGTAGCGTGCCCGGCGCGGAATCGGGACTACAGGTCGAGCCACTTTCCAGCCTGCCCGAGCAAGCGGACGAGACCTACCGGCTCATCGAGCAGGACGGACCGTTCCCCTATCCGGAGAGGGACGGCACGGTTTTCGGCAATAGGGAGAGGTTGTTGCCAGAGCAGGAATCCGGTTACTACCGGGAGTACACCGTTCCGACGCCGGGAAGCGCGGACCGGGGTGCCCGCAGGCTCGTCGAGGGTGAGGCCGACGAGTTGTACTACACGGCCGACCACTACGCGTCCTTCGTCGTCGTGGACCCATCGCGATGACGGGGCAGCCGAAACCGGCATGGCGGTCCGTCGCCGAGCAAGCCAAGGCCCGTGGCGCGTTCGCGCACGTCCTCGACGGGACGTCGCACCTCGACAAGCTGGGCACTCTCGACGCCATCGCCTCGGCGCTGTCGTTTCCCGAGTACTTCGGCCGCAACCTCGACGCGCTCTACGACTGCCTCACCGATCTGGCCTGGCTGCCGCCGGGGGAGCACGTGCTGATCTGGATCGCCTCCGACGCGCTGAAGCAAGCCGACCCCCGGGCCTACGTCGCCGTGCACGGCACGCTGTCGGACGCGCAGCGCGCGCTCGCCCCCGGCGGCGAACGCGCCGACAGCCGCACACTGACGGTCGTCTTGGCTGACTGACCGACTCAGTCGGCCGGGACCCAGTTCGGTGTGCGTTTCTGCGCGAAAGCCGTGATCCCCTCCTGGCCTTCCTCGCTCGCGAAGAACCTGGCCGAGGTCGCCAGCATCGTGGCGAACGTCTCCGGCATCGCGGTGCCCGTTTCGCCCTGGAGTAGTTGCTTGGTCGCCGCGAGCGCGGAGGGTCCGCCGAGCGCGAGCGCCGCGACATAACGCTCGACCTCCGCCGCGAGGTCTTTCTCCGGAACGGCGGCGTTGATCAGGCCGATCTCCGCCGCCCGCTTCGCGTCGAACTTCTCGCCGGTGAGGAACAGTTCGTGCGCCGCGCGCGCGTTGAGCCTCGGCAGCACGGTGACCGAGATGATCGCCGGGATGACTCCGATGCGCACCTCGGTGAACGCGAACGTCGCCGTGTCGGCCGCCACCGCGATGTCGGCGGCGGCGACGAGCCCGACGCCGCCCGCCCTCGCCGGGCCGGACAGCGCGGCGACCACCGGTTTCGGGCTGGTCCAGATCCGCTCCAGGATCGAGGGAAACTCCTGCACGCCCTGGCTTTGCTCGCCGGCTCCCTGTGCTTCCTTGAGGTCCATTCCAGAACAGAACACCGGGCCGCGATGGCCGAGCACGATCACGCGGACCGCCTCGTCGCCGATGGCCTTGTCAAGGCTGTCGCTCAGTTGCCCTCGCAACCGTGCGGACAGCGCGTTGCGGTTGTGCGGGGAGTCGAGCGTGATGGTCGCGGTTCCACCGGACACCGCATAGTGCACGAGTTCGTCAGCCATGCCAACACCCTGGCACACCCCCTGGATCAGGCCGAGCGACGCGCGCCGAGTTGCCTTGCCCCGGTGTAGTGCCGCAGCACCGCCTTGGCCACGCGCGGATCGGGGCACAGCGGATCCGCGAAGGGAACCGGACCCACCGCCTCGCTCGCCAGCGCGTGGATGCGGTCCGGAAGCAGCCCTGGGGCCAGGAACCAGGACGCGACGGCGAACCGGACCGCGCCTTTCGCGCGCAGTTTCGCCACGGCGGCGGGCAGGTCGGGGTGCGCGGTGCTGGCGAAGGCGGGACTCACCAGGCACGCCTGCCGCGACTGCCAGCGCCGGGCCATCCTGGCGACAGCGGCGTTGGCCGGTTCGTGCGAGGAGCCCACCGCCGACAGCACGACCCCGAGCCCAGGGTCCGCGAGGTCGGCACCGGCCTCGGCGAGCCGGTCGAGCGCGACCTCCTCCAGCGTCCCCGAGGTGCCGAGCACGTCGGAAACGGTGACCCGCAGGGCGGGAAACCGCCTTCCGGTGTCCTCCACGATGCGGGGCAGGTCGACTTTGGCGTGGTAGGCACTCCCGAGCAGCAGTGGCACGACGACCACGTCACGATGGCCCTCGGCGTGCAATGCGGCGAGTACGTCCTCCACACCCGGCCGCGAGAGATCGAGAAACGCCTCCCGCACATCGACGCCGGGTGCTTCGGCACGGACGAGACCGGCCAGCGCGGCGATGGTGGCCGCGGACCTGCTGTCCCTGCTGCCGTGCGCCACGGCGACGAGCGGTGGCGCGCTCATGCGCCCAGTGTGGAGAACCGCTCGCCGACCAGCCCTGCCGCGAGCGTGTCGCCGTCCTTGGGGTCGATGACGAGAAACGCTCCGGTGCGAGGACTCTTCGCGTAGTCGTCGACGGGGATCTCCTCCGACAGTCGCAACCGGACACTGCCGATGTCGTTGAGTTCCAGCGACTCCGGACTGTCTACAGTGGAGAGAGTCTGTTCGTCGAAGCGGGCGGTGATCTCTTCGACGAGTGCCTGCACGGTGCGGGTTCCGTGTTTGACGAGCACCTTGGCTCCCTGCCGCAACTCCTTGCCGGACAGCCAGCACAACGCCGCGGTGAGTTCGTCGGTCAATCGCGGCCGGGCGTGCGCCGTCGCGATGAGGTCGCCCCGGGAGATGTCCAGTTCGTCGGCGAGCACCACGGTGACCGAACTGCCGGAACCGGCCTCGTCGAGCGGGCCGTCGTGGGTGTCGATCCGTTCGACGGTCGAGCGCGAACCCTGTGGCAGCACCACGATCTCGTCGCCGGGGCGCACCGTGCCCGACGCGATCTGTCCCGCGTAGCCGCGGTAGTCGGGATGCTCAGGGGTGCGCGGCCTGATCACGTACTGGACGGGGAACCGGAAGGGAGCTTCGTGCGGGTCGGGCGCGACCGGGACGCTCTCCAGGTGTTCGAGCAGGGTCGGGCCCTGGTACCACGGGGTGTTCTCCGAACGGGCCGCGACGTTGTCGCCGACGAGCGCGGAGACCGGGATGGCCAGTACCGAGCCCTCCGCGTAGCCCAGTGACGCCGCGTGAGCCGAGAATTCCTTAGCTATCACGGTGAAGGCTTCCTCGTCGTAGCCGATGAGGTCGACCTTGTTGACGGCGAGCACCAGCCGGGGCACCCCGAGCAGCGCCAGTACGGCCGCGTGCCTTCTGGTCTGCTCGACGACGCCCTTGCGCGCGTCGACCAGCAGTACGGCCAGTTGCGCCGTCGAAGCGCCGGTGACGGTGTTGCGGGTGTACTGGACGTGTCCCGGGGTGTCGGCGAGTACGAAGCTGCGCCGGGGAGTGGCGAAATACCGGTAGGCCACGTCGATGGTGATGCCCTGCTCACGCTCGGAGCGCAGCCCGTCGACGAGCAGCGAAAGGTCTGGTGTGGACAGTCCGCGGTCCACGCTGGCGCGCTGGACGGCGTCGAGCTGATCGGCCAGCACGGATTTGGTGTCGTAAAGCAACCGGCCGACCAATGTGGACTTACCGTCGTCGACACTGCCTGCCGTGGCAAGCCGTAGCAGCGAGCTCATCTCTAGAAGTACCCTTCTCGCTTGCGGTCCTCCATGGCGGCCTCCGACAACCGGTCGTCGGCTCTCGTGGCTCCGCGTTCGGTGAGCCTGCTCGCCTGCACCTCCGCGATCACGTCCGCCACCGAGGCGGCCGTCGATTCGACGGCACCGGTGCACGAGCCGTCGCCGACGGTGCGGTAACGCACCGTCAGTTCTTTCACGACCTCGTCCTCGCGCGGCCCGCCCCACGGGCCCTCGGTGAGCCACATGCCGTCTCTGCGGTACACCTCGCGCCGGTGGGCGTAGTAGATGGAGGGCAGTTCGACACCTTCGCGGGCGATGTAGTTCCAGACATCGGCCTCGGTCCAGTTCGACAGCGGGAAGACCCGCACGTGCTCGCCCGGCCGGTGCCTTCCGTTGTACAGGTTCCACAACTCGGGCCGCTGCCTGCGGGGTTCCCACTGGCCGAAAGCGTTGCGCAGGCTGAAAATCCGTTCCTTCGCGCGAGCGCGTTCCTCGTCCCGTCTTCCGCCGCCGAACACCGCGTCGAACTTGTGCTCGGTGATGGTGTCGAGCAGCGGCTGGGTCTGTAGTGGATTTCTGGTCCCGTCGGGTCGTTCGGTGAGCCGCCCGTCGTCGATCCAGTCCTGCACGTGAGCCACGATCAGCCGGAGCCCGTGCCGCTCGACGACCCGGTCGCGGAACTCGATGACCTCATCGAAGTTGTGTCCGGTGTCGACGTGCAGCAGCGGGAAGGGCACCGGGGCGGGCCAGAACGCCTTGATCGCGAGGTGCAGCAGCAGCGTGGAGTCCTTTCCGCCGGAGAACAGGATCACCGGCCGGTCGAACTCGCCCGCGACCTCGCGGAAGATGTGGATGGCCTCGGACTCCAGCGCGATCAGGTTGTCCCGTGCCGCGTCGGTGGCGGCCTCCAACGTGGTCATGTCGTCCTTTCTCAGCCGTGCAGGCCGCACTCGGTCTTGGTCTGTCCAGCCCAGCGCCCGCTTCGCGGGTCGGCCCCCGGCGCGACCTTCGCGGTGCACGGCGCGCAGCCGATCGAGAGGTATCCCTCTTCGACCAAGGGATTCCGCAGAATCCCGTGCTCGGTGATGTAGCCGTCGAACTCCTCGTCCGTCCACGCCGCGATGGGATTGATCTTCACGAGCCCGTTGCGCTCGTCCCACGTGACGATCGGCGTGTTCGCCCTTGTCGGCGCGTCGACCCTGCGTACTCCGGTCACCCAGCAGGAATACCGCGCGAGCGTGGTGCGCAACGGGATCACCTTGCGGAGGTGACAGCACTGGTTGGGGTCGCGGTCGTGCAGCCGGGGCCCGTACCGCTCGTCCTGTTCGGCGACCGACTCTTCCGCTTGCGCGTTGACCACCGTGATGTCCGGGTACACCGTGGCGACCGCGTCGCGGGTGCCGATGGTTTCCGCGAAGTGGTAGCCCGTTTCGAGGAAAAGGACATCCACATCGGACTTGACTTTGGTCGCGAGGTCGATCAGGACGGCATCCTGCATGTTCGAAGCCACGATGAGATCGTCGCCGAATTTCTCGACGGCCCAGCGCAGCGCCTCCTCGGCGCTCGCGTCGGCCAGCTCGTCGGAAGCCCGTGCGGCCAACGCCTTCAGGTCTTCCCCGGCTTCGCTGGTCGATGTCGCAACTGTCATCGGGTTACCTCCGGAATCTGTAGGCCGATGAAGGTCACCGAGAACACTCTCCTACACGATCCGCACAGCCAGGCGCCATCCTTCTCTGGTCGGAGATCTTCGTCGCCACAGTACGGACAGTAGAACGCCGTGGCTCTGCTCGGCGTGAATTCGCTCATCTCGCACTCACTTCAGCGCTGCCTCGTCGGCGCGGGCCACCCACTGCGCGAAGCGTTCGCCCTGCACACGCTCGGCCAGGTAGGCCCGGACGAGACGTTCGACATAGTCGGTCAGTTCCGCACTGGTGACCTTGTGACCCCTGAGTTTGCGGCCGAATCCGGCGTCGAGTCCGAGTCCGCCACCGAGATGTACCTGGAAACCCTCGACCTGGTTGCCCTCGTCGTCGGTGACGATCTGTCCCTTGAGTCCGATGTCGGCGACCTGGATGCGGGCACACGAGTTGGGGCAGCCGTTGAGGTGCACGCTGACCGGGTTCTCGACGCCGTCCTGGACGTCGGCGAGCCTGCTTTCGAGGTCGGCCACGAGTTGCTGGGCCCTCGCCTTGGTCTCCACGATGGCCAGCTTGCAGAACTCGATGCCGGTGCAGGCCATGACGCCGCGCCGCCACGGCGACGGCGTGGTCCGCAAGCCCGCTTCAGCCAGTTCGGTGGCGAGACCGTCGAGTTCGGCTTCCGGGACGTCGAGCACGACCAGTTTCTGTTGCGGTGTCAGCCGGACCCTGCCCGAACCCGCTCTCTCCGCGGCCTTGGCGACCGCGATCAGCAGCGAGCCGGAGGTACGGCCCGCGACGGGCGCGCCGCCGACGTAGTAGTTGCCGTCGGTCTGCCGGTGCGCGCCGATATGGTCGATGGGCACCTCGGGCACCTCGGGCGCGGGCCCGTCGGCGAGGCTTCGCTTGAGGTACTGCGTTTCCAGCACCTCCCTGAATTTGGCGGCGCCCCAGTCCTTGACGAGGAACTTGATGCGCGCCCTCGACCGCAGCCTGCGGTAGCCGTAGTCGCGGAAGATGCTGATGACGCCTTCCCACACGTCGGGTACGTCATCGAGGGGCACCCACACGCCGAGCCGCTGCGCGATCATCGGGTTGGTCGAGAGGCCGCCGCCGACCTGCACGTCGAAACCGGGGCCGTGCTCGGGGTGATCGACGCCGACGAAAGCGACGTCGTGGATCTCGTGCGCGACGTCCTGCTGTCCCGAGATCGCCGTCTTGAACTTGCGGGGCAGGTTCGCGAACCGGGGGTCGCCGACGAAGCGTCTGTTGATCTCCTCGATGGCCGGGGTGCCGTCGATGATCTCCTCGGCGGCGATCCCCGCTACGGGGGAACCGAGGATCACGCGCGGGCTGTCGCCGCAGGCCTCCATCGTGGTCATGCCCGCCGCTTCGAGCTTCTCCCAGATCGTCGGCATGTCCTCGATCCGGATCCAGTGGTACTGGATGTTCTGCCGGTCGGTGATGTCGGCGGTGTCCCTCGCGTAGGTCTGCGACAGCTCGCCGAGCAGGGTCAGCTGGTCGGTGGTCAGCGCGCCGCCGTCGAGCCGCACCCGCAGCATGAAGTACTTGTCGTCGAGCTCTTCCGGTTCCAGCGTGGCCGTCCGCCCGCCGTCGATGCCGGGCTTGCGCTGGGTGTAGAGCCCGTACCAGCGGAATCGGCCGCGCAGGTCGCCGGGGTCGATCGAGTCGAATCCGCCCTTGGCGTAGATGTTCTCGATGCGGGCGCGGACGTTGAGGGGCGAATCGTCCCTTTTTGAGCGCTCGTTCGGGTTGAGCGGCTCGCGGTATCCCAGGGCCCATTGACCCTCACCGCGACGCTGCTTGGGCCGTGCGGGGCGGTCCGTCTTCGCGGCCATGTGTTCTCGTCCTCCAGGGCTGGTCACTCGTGGCTGACGCCGACGGCGCCGCTTTGCCCTGGTGAAGACCTTGGTGGGAGCAGTTCGCGGCAACCCGGCGCCAGGTCGTCCTTGACGGGCAAACGGCGCACAGAATTCAGCGTCGGCAGAGACTGCTGGAGACGCGCAGGTAGTCGACGTGGCGGCGAACCACGAGAGACACTCCTGCAGAAGTCACGAACCAAGAGTGCCACGCTGCTCAGAATGTGGTCCAGAGCCGTCCGCATCGTGGGAGTAACGTCACCAGGGCTTTTGCCGGACACCCTGAACAGAATGGGACACTGGAGCGGTGAGTTCGCCGAGCGGTCCCGACCAGTTCACCCTCCCCGGTTCCGCGCTGAGCGGACTCGGTGAGAGGCCGTTCGGGGTGTACGTGCACGTGCCGTTCTGCGCGACGCGCTGCGGCTACTGCGACTTCAACACCTACACCGCCGGTGAGCTCGGTTCGGCAGCCTCTCCCGCGTCCTGGCTTGAGGGCTTGCGCGGGGAACTCGAACTGGCCGCGCGCGTGCTCGGAACCCCGCCGGCCGCCGACACCGTCTTCGTCGGCGGCGGCACTCCCTCGCTGCTGGGCGCGGACGGACTGGCCGACGTGCTCGACGCGGTGCGGCGGAGCTTCGGGCTCGCCGACGGCGCCGAGGTCACCACCGAGTCCAACCCCGAGTCGACCTCGCCTGAGTTCTTCGCGGGCATCAGGCGGGCCGGTTACACGAGGGTGTCGCTCGGTATGCAGTCGTCGGCGCCGCACGTACTGCGCGTGCTCGACCGCGTGCACACCCCGGGCCGCCCCGTCGCCGCGGCGAAGGAGGCGAGGCAAGCCGGTTTCGAGCACGTCAACCTCGACCTGATCTACGGGACGCCGGGGGAGCGGACCGACGACCTGCGTGCCTCGCTGGAAGCGGTGCTCTCCGCCGGGGTCGATCACGTCTCGGCCTACGCGCTGATCGTCGAGGACGGCACCGCGATGGCCCGCAAGGTCCGCAAAGGTGAACTGCCCGCTCCCGACGACGACGTGCTCGCCGAACGGTACGAGTTGATCGACGCCACCCTGGCCACCTCGGGACTGCGCTGGTACGAGGTGTCGAACTGGGCTGCGGAGACACCGGGCGCGGTGTGCGCCCACAACATGGGTTATTGGCGAGGCGGCGACTGGTGGGGAGCCGGTCCCGGCGCGCACAGTCACGTCGGCGGCGTTCGCTGGTGGAACGTCAAGCATCCCGCTCGCTACGCCGGGCTGGTCGCGGAAGGCACGCTGCCGGTCGCCGACCGCGAAGTGCTCGGCGAGCAGGACCGTTACCTGGAGCGCGTGATGCTCGAACTCCGGCTCGCCGAGGGACTACCGCTGTCGGCGCTGGCCGGGGACGGGGTCGAGGAGGCGAAGACCGCCGCCGCCGACGGAGTCCTCGACGCGGGGGCCATCGCCGAAGGAAGGGCGGTGCTCACCGACAGGGGCAGGCTGCTGGCCGACGCGGTCGTGCGCCGTCTCGTCATCTGACCCGACCAACCTGACCCAACCTGACCTGACACCTGGCCCTGACCCGCTCGGCCGGAGCGCGAATGCGCATCTCGACGTCGCGGACGCGGATCTCGCGGTTCTGGACGCGGATCTCGGCGTCCTGGACGGGGGACTCGCGGGCGGCGGCGTCAGCTTTCCCCGGTGCCGGTGCCGGTGGCGTCGGTGGTGTCCAGGACCTTGATGGTCAGCCCGGCTCGGGTGAGCCGGGTCAGCAGTGCCTCTCCCATGGCCACGGCGGTGGTGACCTGGCCTGCCGCCGGTGGCAGCTCGTCGAAGGCCAGGCACAGCGCCGACTCGCCCAGCATCTTCGCGGTCTCGGTGTATCCGGGGTCGCCGCCGCTGAACTCGGTGCGCACGCGCTTGCCGCCGCCCTCGCCGGTGAACCGCACGCTGAACCACGAATCGGCCCTGCGCCGCTCGCTCGGGCCCTGCCCCGGCGCGCGCATGGCCCGCAGCCGTTCCCTGACCGGCCGGATCTGGGCGAGCACGGCGAGCGCTCCGAGTCCCGCTCCCGCCGCGAGCACCGTCGGCAGCTTTTTCACCGACGCCGTGTGCGTGTACGTGAAGTCGGGCCCGTAGCGGGGCAGCGCCGCCGCCGAACGGGCGACGATCTGCGGGTCGATGGTCGGCAGTGGCACGAGCCAGCCACCGGAGGCGGCTTTGCGGGGCGGCCCGAACTTGAGGTGGACCCTGCGCCCTTCCGGCCGGGGTTCCACGGCGCGCCGCGCCTTCGCGGCTTTCAGCATGGCTCGCGGCCGCGAGAAGGCCGTCAGCAGCGACGAGTAGGTACCCCCTGAGAAGTCCGCCTTGGCGCGCAGCGCGCCGGTGACCTTCAGCGGCACGTCACGGGGCAACTGGCCGACCGTGAACAACACCCCCATGTCGTAGGGGATGGAGTCGAAACCGCAGGCGTGCACGATGCGGGCGCCGGTCCGCCTCGCCGTGGCGTCGTGTGCCAGGTAGGTCCGGTCGGCGAACTCGGGTTCGCCGGTGAGGTCGAGATAGTCGGTGCCCGCCGCCGCGCACGCGGCGACGAGCGGATCGCCGTGTTCGAGGTAGGGACCGACGGTGGTGACGACAACCTTTGCCCTCGCGGCGATCCGGTCGAGCGAGGCGCGATCGGTGCTGTCGGCGCGCAGCAGCGGCAGCGTCGCCCACGCCGGGTCGATCTCGGTCAGCCGCTTCCTGACGGAATCCAGTTTGGTCTCGTCGCGGCCGGCGATGGCCCACCGGCATCCCTCCGGCGCGGCGCGCGCGAGGTATTCGGCCGTCAGCCCGCCGGTGAACCCGGTGGCTCCGAAAACAACGATGTCGTACTCCCGTTCACCGGGCTTGGCGATGGGCATGCCGGTCTCCTTGCCTGAGAGGTTCGTTCTCGCCGATCGTGATGCCCTCGGCGCGCGCGACGGCTTCGAGCGCGCCGCCGAGGAGGGTGCTGAGGTAGTCGACGATCTTGTCCTCGCTGATGTCCTCCCGCTGGTCCAGCCACCAGGTTCCGGT comes from the Prauserella marina genome and includes:
- a CDS encoding alpha/beta fold hydrolase; amino-acid sequence: MIAVQRQAPADPLEPSAPVDIRTGYRRFAGFRTRVLEAGPRPSTQAGGRRRGRRTAARPSAPRIVLLHGYCDSADTWRQVITELAALGHSVIAVDLPGFGEAAPLRQGAILPQLDAFTAAVIKEQSALGGVVLVGNSLGGTMGLRAAQDPRLPVAGVVSIAAPGFVDSWLIRTVARYPLALRACASLPLPVPGFVVRAVAERVVPRLLYASAAMVDPEHVRRFTDQFPDYRSATTRLGQARELVAELADAYRLDSITVPLLVVACGRDHLVSAASGRQLHALVPHSRLLVREDWGHCPQLDDPAAIAELLAYFVRATGAVSGAAATPGPEPVTGVAG
- a CDS encoding zinc-binding dehydrogenase, which produces MFAVYAKEANTDDPLASLVVGERPEPEVPAGWVRVSVKAASLNMHDLWTLRGVGIKQEQFPMILGCDGAGVLDDGTEVVIHSVINDDSWHGDDTLDPKRTLLTEKHQGTFADYVVVPARNVLPKPAGLSFAEASTMGTAWLTAYRMLFVKSGLRPGQTMLVQGASGGVATALVQLGRAAGMRVWVTGRSEDKRALAVELGAHEAFEPGSRLPERVDAVFETVGKATWSHSVKSLKPGGVIVVSGSTSGPDASAELQRVFFLQLRVIGSTMGTRDELANLLSYVELAGIRPRIGDELPFTEAGRGFTNMLKGATAGKIVFAH
- a CDS encoding ribonuclease domain-containing protein; this translates as MLSRRRISAALIGLIVLVLGGWLIKDVIAAGDSSDAPGSVPGAESGLQVEPLSSLPEQADETYRLIEQDGPFPYPERDGTVFGNRERLLPEQESGYYREYTVPTPGSADRGARRLVEGEADELYYTADHYASFVVVDPSR
- a CDS encoding barstar family protein translates to MTGQPKPAWRSVAEQAKARGAFAHVLDGTSHLDKLGTLDAIASALSFPEYFGRNLDALYDCLTDLAWLPPGEHVLIWIASDALKQADPRAYVAVHGTLSDAQRALAPGGERADSRTLTVVLAD
- a CDS encoding enoyl-CoA hydratase family protein — encoded protein: MADELVHYAVSGGTATITLDSPHNRNALSARLRGQLSDSLDKAIGDEAVRVIVLGHRGPVFCSGMDLKEAQGAGEQSQGVQEFPSILERIWTSPKPVVAALSGPARAGGVGLVAAADIAVAADTATFAFTEVRIGVIPAIISVTVLPRLNARAAHELFLTGEKFDAKRAAEIGLINAAVPEKDLAAEVERYVAALALGGPSALAATKQLLQGETGTAMPETFATMLATSARFFASEEGQEGITAFAQKRTPNWVPAD
- a CDS encoding sirohydrochlorin chelatase codes for the protein MSAPPLVAVAHGSRDSRSAATIAALAGLVRAEAPGVDVREAFLDLSRPGVEDVLAALHAEGHRDVVVVPLLLGSAYHAKVDLPRIVEDTGRRFPALRVTVSDVLGTSGTLEEVALDRLAEAGADLADPGLGVVLSAVGSSHEPANAAVARMARRWQSRQACLVSPAFASTAHPDLPAAVAKLRAKGAVRFAVASWFLAPGLLPDRIHALASEAVGPVPFADPLCPDPRVAKAVLRHYTGARQLGARRSA
- a CDS encoding sulfate adenylyltransferase subunit 1, with the translated sequence MSSLLRLATAGSVDDGKSTLVGRLLYDTKSVLADQLDAVQRASVDRGLSTPDLSLLVDGLRSEREQGITIDVAYRYFATPRRSFVLADTPGHVQYTRNTVTGASTAQLAVLLVDARKGVVEQTRRHAAVLALLGVPRLVLAVNKVDLIGYDEEAFTVIAKEFSAHAASLGYAEGSVLAIPVSALVGDNVAARSENTPWYQGPTLLEHLESVPVAPDPHEAPFRFPVQYVIRPRTPEHPDYRGYAGQIASGTVRPGDEIVVLPQGSRSTVERIDTHDGPLDEAGSGSSVTVVLADELDISRGDLIATAHARPRLTDELTAALCWLSGKELRQGAKVLVKHGTRTVQALVEEITARFDEQTLSTVDSPESLELNDIGSVRLRLSEEIPVDDYAKSPRTGAFLVIDPKDGDTLAAGLVGERFSTLGA
- the cysD gene encoding sulfate adenylyltransferase subunit CysD → MTTLEAATDAARDNLIALESEAIHIFREVAGEFDRPVILFSGGKDSTLLLHLAIKAFWPAPVPFPLLHVDTGHNFDEVIEFRDRVVERHGLRLIVAHVQDWIDDGRLTERPDGTRNPLQTQPLLDTITEHKFDAVFGGGRRDEERARAKERIFSLRNAFGQWEPRRQRPELWNLYNGRHRPGEHVRVFPLSNWTEADVWNYIAREGVELPSIYYAHRREVYRRDGMWLTEGPWGGPREDEVVKELTVRYRTVGDGSCTGAVESTAASVADVIAEVQASRLTERGATRADDRLSEAAMEDRKREGYF
- a CDS encoding phosphoadenylyl-sulfate reductase; translated protein: MTVATSTSEAGEDLKALAARASDELADASAEEALRWAVEKFGDDLIVASNMQDAVLIDLATKVKSDVDVLFLETGYHFAETIGTRDAVATVYPDITVVNAQAEESVAEQDERYGPRLHDRDPNQCCHLRKVIPLRTTLARYSCWVTGVRRVDAPTRANTPIVTWDERNGLVKINPIAAWTDEEFDGYITEHGILRNPLVEEGYLSIGCAPCTAKVAPGADPRSGRWAGQTKTECGLHG
- a CDS encoding Insertion element protein; its protein translation is MSEFTPSRATAFYCPYCGDEDLRPEKDGAWLCGSCRRVFSVTFIGLQIPEVTR